A segment of the Cervus elaphus chromosome 24, mCerEla1.1, whole genome shotgun sequence genome:
TCCAACACAAAGCCAGTTAGGTCTGGGTAATAATGACCTGGGCCTAAACCAGCAAGCTGAAATGGCACCCTAGTCACTGGGACTAAAGACTTGTAACAAGGTCTGATGCTGCTTCTTCCATCAGGGAAGAATTTGGTTGGAGTGCTGTGAGGTTTCATCTTTCCATAACTGAACAGATGTGTATTCATCTGTCTATTGGTCTATCAAGATAATCAGTCCTTTAAAATAGTGGCAAAGAAGGTGCTTAGATAGAAACTCCCTTGGAATTTACTAAACTAGATCATCTGCCATATTTTCTCATCTATTATTATTCATTGGGCTGGATTGACTCACATGGGTGATTCTTAGTAATAAGTGTACTATAGCAGTGCATCAAATACAAAAATGTACAGAAATTTTTATGAGATTAAAACCCTTAATTTAAAAACACTCAGCCTAGTTTGGCATAGCTGAAAGACTACCAGACTAATAGTCCTTGGTCTGGTTGTaaatcctctttctcttttttttaggaATAATAGTGATTGTGTAACATACCTGTTAGTGTTGTTGTAAATAACCAGTAGTAGTTGTTGGattttagtgtttgttttttctttttaaagaagaatatgTGAAGGGGAAACAGGCCTAAAAGTAGTCTGATTATTCAAATCTGTTTTAACTGTGCCTGTTAGATATTAAAAGAAATCTTGTATCTCCTTTTAAGATTTTGTGGCCATTGATGTTGGAGCCAGAATCCTGACTTCTGTGTTCTGCTCACAGCATTTCTCCTCTGCTGTATCTTTGGGCTTTAAAATATAATGGGTCAGGAGTGGGGCGGGTAAGATGGACAGAAAACAACTTCTTCTTGTAGGacctcttttctgttttgctgtAAAAGCCAGGAGCCATTAGTGTGTGGTTGACAATGTTGGGACAGACAAACTATGACCTTAAATCACCTTAAAAGGTAAATACAGGCATTAGCCAATGTAAAAATGGATTCTATCCCACAAATAAATTTGCTGTTTGATTGCTTTAACTTGGAATACATATTGTATGCAGACAAGTCCAGACAAAGATCAGATTTATTTAACCTCATTATGGCTTTATCAGGGTACTTCTGCAAAGGAAAAaagtttacaaagcatttttacGCATTTGGCGTTCTGtgaggttcccatttccttgaggttACATTTACTATTCCcatttcattttcacaatgttgtaGTCGGAAATGGCTGTGCAGAGTACTTTTCTTTGTTCCcagctagtgtgtgtgtgtgtgttcatgtatgTATTGTGGGGCATCAGTAATAGAAAAATTCAGTCATTGTTGAGCGGGAGGAATGCATCCTAGTTAGTCCAGTGCACATGTGTAGACTCTTTTGAGTGTAGGGACTGGAAAATGGGTCATGTGGAGAAGTCTCTTTTATACAGAGTCATGATGTGATCCGCTCTCCTAATAGTGTGAGCTAAATGGACGGGCATTTTCAGAGTAGTTAGATCTTGAAATTGCTAATTCTTCAACTAACCGATTGCCAAGGCAAGGAAGGGGTTGGCTGGGGTCAGTGAAAAGGCAATGTTCAGAGCACTTAAGGGCAATGTAGGTTAACTTGGAGAAGATGTTTTGTAAGTTgcagagtactttttttttttttttttttaatgaataaattgaTTGTCTGATTCCAGAGCCTTTGAGGTATTTTTGTTGAAAATAGAGTTCCATAAGTGAGCCAGACACAAGTGATAGTTTAGGAAGAGCTGGACATtatgaaacaaaagaaaccatGTGTTATTGCTCTTTGTTGCCTGAACTAAAGAAgtagtttctcttttctctagttgtgggagcAGAGGAGATACAGAAAAGCACAGAAGTGATCTCAGATTCCCCAGGCACACAGTGGACAAGGAAAGGGCTGTGGGGGGGAAACATAAGGTTTGCCCCTGTTCCCCAGAAGTGCCGAGTACACACATCTAAGCGATCCAGGAAGATAGctgggttttgtttgctttttgctcTCCTTTGTGTTCATGTGGGCTCAGATAGACAAGATTTCTTGATGGTGTCTGTTTGAAATTTCACAGcagattttcttttgtaaactattataaaaacaacaataaacacaaaatttttgagaaaactaaaaattttgtTATTGACAGAATATAGTTTTGAAGAAGAAGATAGGAAAAAACTTTCATTGCCAAATGTACTTACAGAGGAAACCAGACCGACCCCCTGTTACATTTTAGCATTTCTGGTCAGGCTGTGtagcatttttgttgtttttattatttttagttgatGGACTTTCAGACTTAGACACTAAAAGTAGTAAACCATGTTCATTGATCTGAGGTTTCCCCTGTATTGTGAAGGCTGTTGATTGCTTATTTAAGATTTGTTTCTTGGGAGACTTAGGTAATTTTGGAGAATCCAGGCTCTCAGCTCCACATTGAAGAACGGACTTCCCTACAACATGCTGGAAGTTCTGCCCATTAAACAAGCTGTTTACAGTGTGTTGTGTTAACATTTAAAAGATTGCATTGGGCATTGTAAATCTGTGAGAAGTAACTATTTCTCACTGATCAGCAGTATTAAATATCAGTGTTCCATAGACATCGGAAAACATTCTCACCAGTGTCTCTTCCCCCTACCCTTTCCCTTTAAGGATAACCAAGTAGTCCTGTCCTTGCTCCAGTGAGGACAGTGGGGTTATCAAGTGTGCTAGAATTCTTGCGCAGGTGTCCCGTCAGAATTGTAGCCTGGATTGACCTGGGTCTTTCATTCCTAGCACCCTgagccctctccccaccccacccaccccatacACGGGCGTGTGCACACAACACATGGGTGGCGGGGGGCAAGGACATTTTCAAGTTACTTTCATCAGAGGAGTTTTTGAATGATAGTTCAGTTGGGTCTGTGTTAAAAATCCCAGTGTAGCCATTTACTGTAAGCCTTAGCAGGGTCTTGCTCTTTCTGATCTAGAGGACATTGTGCTGACTCCTTCACAGTGTGCCTGTCCTTTGGTGGCTGTGAGGTGGTTCTGCTCCTCCTGCTTCACAGGCAGTTTAGAACGTTGAGCTGGGAGAACCCGtcagggtgggagtggggctcaTGTGGCTCTTAGTGGAGCGGGCACATCCCCAACCCTCATGCCGCTGGAGCATGCTGGCCTAGAAATGAGGGGACGGATGGCAGGAGCTGCCAGGGCAGATCTGGCAGGGTGGTACCTTTGGAGGGCCTCCCACTGATGACCCCTTCTTGTTTCTTCATCTTCTCCTCCAGAAGTTATGCATTTAGTTCAGTAACACTGCACCATTTCAAAATGAATTAGATGCGTTTTCCTACCTCACCATGTTTCCTGATCTGAGAAAAACTGGAATTTGTTGGGGCAACTAGTTGGAAAAAAACactctaattaaaataatgattgtCAACTTGGTGGTGAGGGTTTTTTTGTGGGCAAGGGGCAAGTGGTGATGGAAGAGTTACTGGGTTGTTACTTGAGGACACTGAGAATGTACTTCTGAAACAACACAGGTGCCTTTAGCAGACATGCCATATTTCTTGGTAATCTGATCTCAGTTagccttgctgctgctgttgtgtccgactccatgtgatcccatagacggcagcccaccaagctcccctgtccctgggattctccaggcaagaacactggagtgggttgccattcccctctccaatgcatgaaagtgaaaagtgaaagtgaagccgctcagtcgtgtccaattctcagcgaccccatggactgcagcccaccaggcccctccatccatgggattttccaggcaagagtactggagtggggtgccattgccttctcctagttAGCCTTGGGTCCTTTTCATTTGTGAAGTTTCGGTTTGGTTGCACATTAGAGGGGAGGAACACTTGTTTCACCGTTCTGGTCAGGCATTCATTTCCTTAGGGGCATGTGAGGACATCCTTATGGTTTTGTGTGAGTGCACGCGTGTAGATCGTGTCCTTTGGGTACCggcttgtggcacatgggctgaaGCATTCTGAGGGGTTGCCTGCTGAGGTGTTAGGGTGGTCGTCCGTGGGAGGAGCGCCAGCCAGGCCCCGGGCCTGTCGCCTGTGTCCGGCGTGCCTTTGGCCTGGGCGCGCCGCCAGGGAGCGGGGTCCAGGTGCTGGGGAGCTGCTCTCAGGCGCACGAGGTGCCTGGCATAAAGGGCTGTTCGTGAGACAAGGGTGACTTCCTTTCATCTCTGCCTATCCCTAGCTCTCTGCTCTGGCAGTTCCAGCTGCCGACCATCCTAGGCACCACTTCTGATGTCCATGGTTTCAGGCTCTCTGCTCTGATTTCTCATTTCCATGTTCTGTCCATAACCCCCCAGGACCTGGCATCCCTCCCCGGTCTCAGAAGACCGTGCCTCCGCCAGTGCTGTTGTTGACTGTCTGCTGTCTCCCCTCTGCCCCGTGGCTGGCACTGCGGTCTGGCCTGCCTTCCGTCCTCCTCGCTCTACAGCACACGAGACTTCAGCCTCCCTTTCCTGTGGAAGTCTCCTCCAGCCGTGCTGACCCCTCTGTAGTGGCAGGACCATCCTTCATCTCACTgcgacatttctccaaaaaagttCTTCTTGGCCACCCCTAGGTTATTCCTCTGACATCCTGTCGTCCCTTCACTTTCGCAGTCCCAATCTCATTGGGACTGGTCTCCTAAAAATCAGCGGTGACCTCCTGATCACCAGAGCCTGGGCTCTTTTCTCAGTCCTTATCttactttgtctttctctgcagcGTTTGTTTATTCTTCATTCAACCAGGAGGTAATTTTATTGGGTACCTGCTACTGTGCTGAATGCCATAGTGGCAAAGATGATTAAGATGCAGTCGTGCCATTCAGGAGTGTACATTTGATTGCTAGTTACATAGTGGTGTGGTAAGTAGCATTGTAGAACTTCACAGGATGTGCCTGGAGTGAGACAGGCCCCCCGTAACTCAAATTGGGCAGGCCTGGTGGACGAGGCTCGGGGTTCCTCCGGGCGAGGGTTTGGTGCGCCATGGAATGTCTGTTGAAGGTGGCCTTGGGCTGCTGTCCCATTGTCATCTCGTCATTCTGTGTCGTGAAGCATACATACTAGCTTAATTGAAATTCTCCACCACGGTAGCTTTTTGTATGTATTTAGTTTAACTCTGATTAAGTTATTTCATCTTGAGCATTGGTTAGTGtaagacagttttgttttgtattcttaCTCTGATTTACGCTGTCTGGTAATCCCTGTAGACAACTGATCTGATCTGTTTGTGTCCCTGGTGAGTACTTGTGAAATGGCTTGCAGTGGTGATTATCTTCTCTCTTAAGTATTAACAGATATGCTTCCTCTTTGAAGGAGTAGAATAGACGGCTGCTGCCTTAAGTAagcgtctaactctttgtgaccctgtggattgtagtagcccgccaggctcctctgtccatggaatttcccaggcaagaatagtgaagtggatgccatccccttctccagaggatcttcctaacccagggctcgaacctgggtctcctgcattgcagacagattcttcactgtctgagccaccaaggaagcaaacCTATGAAGAAGGAAAGTTGCCTTCCACATGAAAGGGCAGGGCCTTAGCTTAAGTGCCTCCCCCCTTTGTCTCCTAGGCACTGCACATCTGTGTTTGAATCCCTCGCTCGGTGGCAGGTGAGGCTGTGTGTGGTTGTGGCCCAGCCTGCGGTGACTGTATCTGGGGCGGGGTTTCGTTGTGTGCCATCCACTACCAAGGCCCGTGTTTGCTGGAGAACACAGGAGACGTGCCCTGGGGTCGGGCCTGTGTTCATCAGTTGCCTGCAAAGCCACCCAACTGTGGAGCCAGCACCGAGACACTCGGACAAAAGCCAGGGGCTTCCCCAAGCAGGCTGGCCTGATGAGGTTGTGGAGTAGGCGGCTGTCCCCTCTTCATCCCGTGTTTCTTCTCAGCCACATCACACCCTCTCCCAAGAGGTAGTTCAGGCAGTGTGTCCTCTTCCTAGCAgcagcttcttctttttttttttttttttaataaaatggcatgattattttttgtttttcctaggtttgtttttgattttttccttccatttccatTCCTCTACCACTGGTTCTTTTCTTGGATGAACCAGACCTCATCTGTCCAGTTACTTTTCTCTGGCCAGTGCCTCCATCGTGGCGAGCAGAGTGGGATACAGGGTCTGAGGGGGGTTGTCAGATGATGGCCGGCAGTTGCTTCACCTCATTAGTGACCCTAATTTAGATACATGCGTcctaccttgggcttcccttgtggctcagctggtataaagaatccgcctgcaaagtgggagacttgggttctatcctgggttgagaagatcccatggagaagtgaaaggctacccactccggtattctggcctggagaattccatggactgtctcgtccttggggtcacaaagagttggacatgagtgagtgactttcaccttcacacCTTATACTTGGAGAGTTTATTATATTGTAAATGTCGATCTAGAAGCTGATGTCTTTGAAAATTAATACTGTGTGCTaagctttcctttctccctttgccATTTGGGTCTGAATGGTCATGCATTGTGAGAAACATTTGGCATCACTTAGACTTTGTGAACAATAGTGCTAAAAGCCAGTGTCAGTTGGAGACTGGCACACACATAATGGTTGACGGCACAATGAATGTATCccttttctaagattttttttatagtGATTTTCAGCGTTCACTCCCTTGGGAGCTCGTATGAACCACAGTTACCGTCCATTGCTCTGTGTTGTTGGGGGTGCCAGTCACAGAGCTGCAGGGGAGCAGACCAAGTCAGAATGATTAGATTGAGGAGTGAATGTCAcacttctaatttcattctcttttcaagGGATTACCAGTGTCCATTTAATAAAATGAGATTAACCCTCTGCAGCAGCAGTGTTTGAAAGCTGTCAGTCAGTGTAATCTTGACAACTCAAAAGAAAGTAGTGTTCTCAGCACTCTGGAAGCAGTCATGTTTTATTGGCTGAAAGTCTTGACTGCACggggatgtgtgtatgtgtttgagcACATGTGTCTGTGTCATTAAAGGTGTACAGAGAGTGGATTTGAAAGAGGAAAAGTTTTATGGACTTAACCATACTACCGAGAAATAATAATGTAGAAATAACATCATATAATTTAGTTTTGAGTTGCCAGATACCAATAATAAAATCCCTAAACATTATGAgaccaaaattaaaaatcaaagaaatataaatatttataaataaagcgCATAATGAGGCACCCTTTCTTGAATGTTGTAGAAAACCTCGGATCAACTCTCAGCTGGTGGCACAGCAGGTGGCCCAGCAGTACGCCACTCCCCCGCCCccgaagaaggagaagaaggagagagCCGAAAAGCAAGACAAAGAGAAACctgagaaagataaagaaattagTCCTAGTGTTAccaagaaaaacaccaacaagaaaacaaagtaaGGTCTTGAGTAACTCAGTACAGTGCTGTGTTATTTTGCAGGCAAATCAAAGATATCTTTTaagtgcctctttttctgtctccccaTTTAGACCAAAGTCTGATATTCTGAAAGATCCTCCTAGCGAAGTGAACAGTATACAGTCTGCAAATGCTACAACAAAGACCAGTGAAACGAATCACACCTCAAGGTATCGGAAACTAGACTGAAATACATCACTGCCCGGATTTGGCTGCTCATAGTCAAGAGTCGGGGATGGTTTGTGCCTATGGGTTTGTAGGCTAAAGGGTGGGATGAAGAGCTGGGGTGGGACTGTTAACTTTCaaaatacatgcacatgtatatgagctattttttttaacactgagacCAAAACAGGAGAAAGATAAATTGATTTTGATTTCGCAGTGGTCCAAAGCTTTGCTGACTGGTCGTGGTTTCCATTCTTGCTGCGCTTTTCAGCAGGTTTGGTGGTAAGCGTCGGCACCCGCGCTGGCGGCTTAGATTCATTGCCACAGTGTCATGAGGGGTGTGTGTGACGTTGGAACTGAAGTCCTTTGCACCCATACCTGATTTAACAGGCTCTTCCCCTGTGGTGTTGCTTTCAGGCCCCGGCTGAAAAACGTGGACAGGAGCACCGCGCAGCAGTTGGCAGTAACTGTGGGCAACGTCACCGTCATTATCACAGACTTTAAGGAAAAGACTCGCTCCTCCTCGACATCCTCATCCACAGTTACCTCCAGCGCGGGGTCAGAACAGCAGAACCAGAGCAGCTCGGGGTCGGAGAGCACAGACAAGGGCTCCTCCCGCTCCTCCACACCGAAGGGCGACATGTCAGCAGTAAATGATGAATCTTTCTGAAGTTGCACATGGAATTGTGAAAACTATGAATCAGGGTATGAAATTCACATCCTCCACCTGCCCATGCCGCTTGCACCCCCTGGAAAATCTTC
Coding sequences within it:
- the LOC122682764 gene encoding RING1 and YY1-binding protein translates to MTMGDKKSPTRPKRQAKPAADEGFWDCSVCTFRNSAEAFKCSICDVRKGTSTRKPRINSQLVAQQVAQQYATPPPPKKEKKERAEKQDKEKPEKDKEISPSVTKKNTNKKTKPKSDILKDPPSEVNSIQSANATTKTSETNHTSRPRLKNVDRSTAQQLAVTVGNVTVIITDFKEKTRSSSTSSSTVTSSAGSEQQNQSSSGSESTDKGSSRSSTPKGDMSAVNDESF